From a region of the Flavobacterium branchiarum genome:
- a CDS encoding toxin-antitoxin system YwqK family antitoxin, producing the protein MKKCVILVAILFSGILVAQETKPVLEAVGHKVKATYYYDNGKVQQEGFFKDGKLDGIWVAFDESGNKKATGLYANGEKTGKWFFWNGTNLSEVDYSDSRVASVKNWKQDALANRN; encoded by the coding sequence TATTGTTCTCTGGAATTTTAGTTGCACAAGAAACTAAACCAGTTTTAGAAGCTGTTGGACATAAAGTAAAAGCTACTTATTACTATGATAATGGTAAAGTTCAACAAGAAGGTTTTTTTAAAGATGGTAAATTAGATGGTATCTGGGTTGCATTTGATGAGAGTGGAAATAAAAAAGCTACAGGATTATATGCCAATGGAGAAAAAACAGGTAAATGGTTTTTCTGGAATGGAACGAATCTTAGTGAGGTAGACTATTCTGACAGCCGTGTGGCTTCTGTTAAAAATTGGAAACAAGATGCACTTGCAAACAGAAACTAA